A portion of the Thermosediminibacter oceani DSM 16646 genome contains these proteins:
- a CDS encoding DUF2935 domain-containing protein, giving the protein MLDFIDFKGRVAAGIRACRILSILPAELVDHIRREALFFSEYWPGSKVGRDHLGGN; this is encoded by the coding sequence GTGCTGGACTTCATAGACTTTAAAGGCAGGGTAGCGGCAGGAATCCGTGCCTGCAGAATTCTTTCGATTTTGCCCGCTGAGCTAGTTGATCATATAAGGCGTGAAGCGCTGTTTTTCTCAGAATACTGGCCAGGGTCAAAGGTAGGCCGAGACCATCTAGGCGGGAACTGA
- the hcp gene encoding hydroxylamine reductase, giving the protein MFCYQCEQTPKGGCTRIGVCGKNEDISSLQDIIILGLKGISAYAVHARELGFTDPEVDATVQEALYMTLTNVNFNLKEHIDMAMKVGKATIKVMELLDKAHTSKFGIPEPVTVSQDKIEGHCILVTGHNLHALGELLKQSEGKGVNVYTHSEMLPAHGYPELRKYKHLKGNIGKSWTDQRKLFEEFPGAILGTTNCIMPIKGSYSDRFFSYGVAGLEGVQKIENDDFTPVIEKALSLPPANADSDKKVITGFHHETVLKIAPEVIEAVKAGKIRRFFVIAGCDTPGSGNDYYRQLALSLPKDCVILTTSCGKFRFNDVDYGTVPGTNIPRYIDLGQCNNSISAVKIAAALAEAFNCSVNDLPLTIVLSWFEQKAVAILLGLLSLGVKNIYIGPKAPEFFTPGVIKVLQDNFNLKLISDVNKDLPDMLG; this is encoded by the coding sequence ATGTTCTGCTATCAGTGCGAGCAGACTCCGAAAGGCGGCTGCACCAGGATCGGAGTTTGCGGTAAAAACGAGGACATTTCCAGCCTCCAGGATATTATCATTCTGGGACTCAAGGGAATCTCAGCATATGCGGTCCACGCCAGGGAACTTGGCTTTACCGATCCCGAAGTAGACGCCACCGTACAGGAAGCCTTGTACATGACGCTGACCAACGTGAACTTCAACCTGAAGGAACACATCGACATGGCAATGAAGGTAGGAAAGGCCACCATCAAGGTGATGGAGCTCCTCGATAAAGCCCATACATCCAAATTCGGCATTCCGGAACCTGTAACTGTTTCTCAGGATAAAATCGAAGGTCACTGCATACTCGTAACGGGTCACAACCTCCATGCCCTTGGAGAACTGCTGAAGCAGTCCGAAGGAAAGGGCGTCAACGTCTATACCCACTCGGAAATGCTGCCGGCTCACGGTTATCCCGAGCTCAGAAAATACAAGCACCTCAAGGGCAATATAGGTAAGTCCTGGACGGACCAGAGGAAACTTTTCGAGGAATTCCCCGGTGCGATTCTCGGAACCACCAACTGCATTATGCCCATTAAAGGCAGCTATTCCGACCGCTTCTTCAGCTACGGCGTTGCCGGCCTGGAAGGAGTTCAGAAAATAGAAAACGATGACTTCACACCCGTCATCGAAAAGGCCCTCTCGCTGCCGCCGGCCAACGCAGACTCCGATAAAAAGGTCATAACCGGTTTCCACCACGAAACAGTGCTCAAGATTGCTCCCGAGGTCATCGAAGCAGTCAAAGCCGGAAAGATCAGGAGGTTCTTCGTAATAGCAGGCTGCGATACGCCCGGAAGCGGCAACGACTACTACAGGCAACTGGCCTTGTCGCTGCCCAAAGACTGCGTGATCCTCACCACATCCTGCGGCAAGTTCCGTTTCAACGATGTGGATTACGGCACGGTGCCCGGGACCAATATACCGCGCTATATAGACCTCGGGCAGTGCAATAACTCCATCTCGGCGGTTAAAATAGCTGCAGCCCTGGCGGAAGCTTTCAATTGCTCGGTCAATGACCTCCCGCTTACGATAGTGCTTTCCTGGTTCGAGCAGAAGGCCGTAGCCATACTGCTGGGCCTTTTGAGCCTCGGCGTAAAAAATATCTACATCGGCCCCAAGGCTCCGGAATTCTTCACACCCGGGGTAATAAAGGTGCTGCAGGACAACTTCAACCTAAAACTCATAAGCGACGTAAACAAAGACCTGCCCGATATGCTTGGATAA
- a CDS encoding L,D-transpeptidase family protein yields MRKSIRVIAFMIIFLMSFYSPSPAYQPTSPKPPDKPQGDVSIVIYALERKLVVMVDGKPFKTFPVAVGTFDTPTPIGLFRITEKSKWGEGFGTRWMRLSVPWGTYGIHGTNKPHSIGSFASHGCIRMHNRHVEQLYDWVKVGTKVYIVGGVDGPFTFGFRTLVEGSRGSDVMEVQKRLANHGFYNGSFDGIYGSGTREAVKAFQKAKGLKATGIVDEATYKALGICRFE; encoded by the coding sequence TTGAGAAAAAGTATTAGAGTTATCGCTTTTATGATTATATTTTTGATGTCTTTTTATTCACCTTCACCGGCATATCAACCCACCTCACCTAAACCACCTGATAAACCCCAGGGTGATGTTTCAATTGTAATATACGCCCTGGAAAGAAAGCTGGTCGTCATGGTGGACGGCAAACCCTTCAAAACCTTTCCGGTAGCGGTGGGCACCTTTGATACGCCTACCCCGATCGGGCTTTTCAGGATAACGGAAAAATCTAAATGGGGAGAGGGGTTTGGCACCCGCTGGATGAGGCTAAGCGTCCCCTGGGGAACTTACGGCATCCACGGCACGAACAAACCCCATTCCATAGGCAGTTTCGCCTCACACGGATGTATCCGCATGCATAACAGGCACGTCGAACAGCTTTACGATTGGGTAAAGGTAGGCACAAAGGTTTATATAGTCGGCGGTGTGGACGGCCCGTTCACCTTCGGCTTCAGGACCCTCGTTGAGGGCAGCAGGGGTTCGGATGTGATGGAAGTACAAAAGAGGCTGGCAAATCACGGGTTTTACAATGGCAGCTTTGACGGAATTTACGGGTCCGGAACCCGCGAAGCCGTGAAAGCCTTTCAAAAGGCCAAAGGTCTCAAGGCTACCGGCATAGTGGACGAAGCCACCTACAAGGCCCTAGGTATATGCAGGTTCGAATAA
- a CDS encoding DUF2935 domain-containing protein, which yields MALYFRPGQEAYMKEMLQWERQIRRLYNEIGKAFRASRSPEPFISISINIMKHWGGFLQRLLADLTRCTIPGRQMNVWPRIVDHMIRENNYFIEVLEILQKMRC from the coding sequence ATGGCCTTATACTTCAGGCCGGGCCAGGAAGCGTATATGAAAGAGATGCTCCAGTGGGAAAGGCAAATAAGAAGACTTTACAATGAAATAGGAAAGGCTTTCAGAGCTTCCAGGTCACCAGAACCGTTTATATCCATTAGCATTAACATTATGAAGCATTGGGGAGGCTTTTTGCAGAGGCTTTTAGCGGATCTTACAAGGTGTACCATCCCGGGCAGGCAGATGAATGTATGGCCTAGGATAGTCGATCACATGATCCGGGAGAATAATTATTTTATAGAAGTGCTTGAAATACTCCAGAAGATGCGGTGTTGA
- a CDS encoding helix-turn-helix domain-containing protein yields MENGEFFKNIGKRIRQIRLQRDLTQEELGERANLHYSYIGQVERGDKLPSLKTLSKIAKALNVSLDYVLEDPATYEAQPDTEAAINELVTMVRTRPVQQIKLLISVCRTILEELDSWERAT; encoded by the coding sequence TTGGAAAACGGGGAATTTTTCAAGAATATAGGCAAACGAATAAGGCAGATAAGGTTGCAACGGGACTTGACGCAGGAAGAATTGGGTGAGAGGGCGAATCTCCACTACAGCTACATCGGACAGGTGGAAAGAGGCGACAAATTACCCTCCCTCAAGACCCTTTCCAAAATAGCGAAAGCCCTGAACGTGAGCCTGGATTACGTGCTGGAGGACCCCGCGACTTACGAAGCCCAGCCGGATACCGAAGCTGCCATAAATGAGCTGGTTACGATGGTTAGGACCAGGCCTGTGCAACAGATAAAACTGCTCATATCGGTATGCAGGACCATTTTGGAGGAACTGGACTCCTGGGAAAGAGCAACCTGA
- a CDS encoding alpha/beta fold hydrolase — MGYYISVEQNVNIFVEDLDPGHGKPILFIHGWPLNHKQFEYQFNQLPKMGYRCIGIDLRGFGKSDRPWKGYSYNRLADDIRIVIDTLQLEDITLAGHSMGGAIAIRYMARHAGHKVSKLVLIGAAAFTRRPFGLTKEEVKRWERTWNDLIEATYIDRPKMLDGVGDVFFARYVTESFKDWFHGLGIEASGHATAMCAVSLRDEDLGQDLSKIYVPTGIFHGIHDKVCPFKFAELMHAQIKGSELIPFMYSGHGLFYEEWEKFNRELIRFIG, encoded by the coding sequence ATGGGTTACTACATTTCGGTTGAACAAAATGTAAATATTTTCGTTGAGGATTTGGATCCGGGACATGGAAAACCAATCTTATTTATACATGGATGGCCGCTCAATCATAAACAGTTTGAATATCAGTTCAACCAACTTCCAAAAATGGGTTACCGTTGCATTGGGATAGATTTGCGCGGATTCGGGAAGTCGGATCGCCCGTGGAAAGGATATTCGTACAACCGATTGGCAGATGACATCCGGATCGTGATTGATACTCTACAGTTAGAGGATATCACCCTTGCTGGACACTCCATGGGAGGCGCAATTGCCATCCGGTACATGGCCCGGCATGCAGGGCATAAAGTATCTAAACTAGTCCTTATTGGTGCTGCGGCTTTCACCAGACGCCCATTTGGACTAACAAAAGAGGAAGTTAAGCGGTGGGAACGGACATGGAATGATTTAATAGAAGCTACCTATATCGATCGCCCCAAAATGCTTGATGGCGTTGGGGACGTATTTTTTGCACGTTATGTAACAGAGAGTTTCAAGGACTGGTTCCATGGACTGGGAATAGAAGCGTCTGGCCATGCAACAGCTATGTGTGCCGTTTCCCTTCGAGATGAAGATTTAGGGCAAGATTTGTCTAAAATTTATGTTCCTACTGGAATTTTCCATGGTATACACGACAAAGTCTGCCCGTTTAAGTTTGCCGAATTGATGCATGCCCAAATCAAGGGATCGGAACTCATCCCCTTTATGTATAGTGGTCATGGATTGTTTTACGAAGAGTGGGAGAAATTTAATCGCGAGTTAATACGCTTCATTGGATGA
- a CDS encoding glycosyltransferase family 2 protein has protein sequence MEVSVVIPAFNEEDNIASVVKKAMELHNLREVIVVDDGSSDRTARTAASAGAIVIKHNANLGKGKALMTGFEATKGEIVVFLDADLRFDTGDLEKLIEAVVRGDADMTIARFPRPLKKGGFGFVKALAGWGVYLLTGHRISAPLSGQRAIKREVLESVKEIPGGFGAEVGFLIDALRKGFRVVEVDVNMRHRETGRSLRDFAHRGRQFVDILVTLLRKVYAV, from the coding sequence ATGGAAGTAAGCGTAGTGATTCCCGCCTTTAATGAAGAAGATAATATTGCATCGGTCGTAAAAAAGGCTATGGAACTTCATAATCTGCGGGAAGTAATAGTGGTGGATGACGGTTCGTCCGACCGTACTGCCAGGACGGCGGCCAGCGCTGGTGCCATTGTCATAAAACATAATGCGAATTTAGGGAAGGGAAAAGCCCTTATGACGGGATTTGAAGCCACCAAAGGCGAAATCGTTGTTTTTCTCGACGCCGACCTCCGCTTCGATACCGGTGATCTCGAGAAGCTGATAGAGGCGGTTGTGCGTGGTGATGCCGATATGACCATAGCCAGGTTCCCGCGGCCGCTAAAGAAAGGCGGCTTTGGTTTTGTAAAGGCGCTGGCAGGTTGGGGAGTTTACCTGCTGACAGGCCACAGAATATCGGCACCACTGTCGGGGCAGCGGGCGATAAAGCGGGAGGTGCTGGAGAGTGTAAAGGAGATACCCGGCGGATTCGGAGCTGAGGTCGGCTTTTTAATCGATGCGCTCCGGAAGGGCTTTAGGGTTGTCGAAGTGGATGTGAACATGAGGCACCGTGAGACGGGCAGAAGCCTCCGGGACTTCGCACACAGGGGGCGGCAGTTCGTTGACATCCTGGTGACATTGTTGCGAAAAGTGTACGCAGTATAA
- a CDS encoding SPL family radical SAM protein, which translates to MKGLEKCSVIKSFSHIYIEEGVMDHPVTREIIKKFPGAVKIRIKHYKDVFCRPRQNFIVQEMSRKLILAEKNGEMIYPGPEVCQDFGNKNFYYTAPILNCIYSCEYCYLRGMYPSANIVIFVNIEDYFRKVESLLERQPVYLCLSYDSDLLAMERIVPLTSRWIAYAREKRNLKVEIRTKSANYSAIRRLPPADNIILAWTLSPSEVIEKYERKTPSLEHRLKCIKNAVDDGWKVRLCFDPVLYFENWQRAYENLITRTFSIVQPEKIYDAGIGVFRISRDYLKRMRKITPASDIIFYPYEERNGIYSYPERKKGEIIEYVSGLVKKYLPSEKIFI; encoded by the coding sequence TTGAAAGGATTAGAGAAATGCTCAGTCATTAAAAGTTTTTCCCACATCTACATAGAGGAAGGGGTAATGGATCACCCGGTGACGCGGGAAATTATAAAAAAGTTTCCCGGTGCGGTGAAAATCAGGATAAAGCACTATAAGGATGTATTCTGCAGACCAAGGCAGAATTTTATCGTACAGGAAATGAGCAGGAAATTGATCCTTGCCGAGAAAAACGGTGAAATGATTTACCCCGGCCCTGAAGTCTGCCAGGATTTCGGGAATAAAAATTTTTACTACACCGCTCCAATTTTAAACTGCATTTATAGCTGCGAGTACTGCTACCTTCGCGGAATGTACCCTTCCGCCAACATAGTGATCTTTGTCAACATAGAGGATTATTTTAGAAAAGTAGAGAGCCTCTTGGAACGACAGCCGGTTTACCTCTGCCTTTCCTATGATTCGGATCTTCTGGCAATGGAGAGGATAGTGCCCCTTACTTCCAGGTGGATTGCGTACGCGAGGGAGAAGAGGAACTTAAAAGTCGAAATCAGAACAAAGAGCGCAAATTATTCAGCCATAAGGCGACTACCACCGGCTGATAATATCATTTTAGCCTGGACGCTTTCGCCCTCCGAGGTGATCGAGAAATACGAGCGAAAGACGCCTTCCCTGGAACACAGGCTGAAATGCATAAAAAATGCTGTTGACGACGGTTGGAAGGTGAGGCTGTGTTTCGATCCGGTTTTATATTTTGAAAACTGGCAGCGGGCTTATGAAAATCTCATAACCCGAACTTTTTCTATCGTTCAGCCTGAAAAAATATACGACGCCGGCATCGGCGTGTTCAGAATCTCCCGGGATTACCTGAAGAGGATGAGGAAAATCACTCCAGCTTCTGATATAATCTTTTATCCCTATGAAGAAAGGAATGGAATCTATAGCTATCCGGAACGGAAAAAAGGAGAGATAATTGAATATGTATCCGGGTTGGTGAAAAAGTACCTGCCCTCCGAAAAAATCTTTATATAA
- a CDS encoding purine or other phosphorylase family 1: MFYIVTAFHTEAKPIIEHFGLKKIPRPCRFQVFAGDNMVLVESGMGIVASAAATSFLLTEFKAGERDVILNVGICGAKEKSLKKGDAVLCHKVINHDTKRAFYPDVIVKHAMKEGVLETFSFPVDKDEYPESHIEGDLVDMEGAGFFEAASFFLPPHKIHCVKVVYDYLDGERVDPVRVLEYIRGNIPLIESLMTCYNALDEQYPMVFDEGEPEIIREISRNLKLSVTMTHQLKDMVRAYVARHKRGPEELKGFLNIKVCSKNEGKVYFERIREMLSH; the protein is encoded by the coding sequence TTGTTTTACATAGTAACCGCGTTTCATACCGAAGCAAAGCCGATAATTGAGCATTTCGGCTTGAAGAAAATACCTCGACCCTGCAGGTTTCAGGTTTTCGCCGGGGACAACATGGTCCTTGTGGAAAGCGGCATGGGAATTGTGGCTTCCGCTGCCGCCACCTCATTTTTGCTGACGGAATTCAAAGCAGGGGAAAGGGATGTAATCTTAAACGTAGGCATCTGCGGAGCGAAAGAGAAGAGCTTAAAAAAAGGAGATGCGGTACTCTGCCACAAGGTAATAAATCACGATACGAAAAGGGCTTTTTACCCCGACGTTATCGTAAAGCACGCAATGAAGGAAGGGGTACTCGAGACCTTTTCGTTCCCGGTAGATAAGGATGAATATCCCGAATCCCATATAGAAGGTGATCTGGTCGATATGGAGGGGGCAGGTTTTTTCGAAGCGGCGTCTTTTTTTCTTCCACCGCATAAAATCCACTGCGTGAAGGTGGTCTATGACTATCTGGACGGGGAAAGGGTGGATCCAGTCAGGGTTTTGGAGTATATCCGGGGGAACATTCCTTTAATAGAGAGTTTGATGACCTGCTATAATGCACTGGACGAGCAGTATCCAATGGTTTTCGATGAGGGAGAACCGGAAATAATTCGCGAAATCAGCCGGAATCTGAAACTTTCAGTTACAATGACCCATCAGCTAAAAGATATGGTAAGGGCTTATGTGGCGAGGCACAAAAGAGGGCCGGAAGAACTGAAGGGTTTTTTGAATATTAAAGTATGCTCTAAAAACGAGGGGAAGGTATACTTTGAAAGGATTAGAGAAATGCTCAGTCATTAA
- a CDS encoding DUF2935 domain-containing protein has protein sequence MDIQHDLFLQREINFGVEIMKDHARFMRNAFDPTEEFLFNESDEFYRRFNFLTDELEPERDGAGMLLPAEPGAGLHRL, from the coding sequence TTGGATATTCAGCATGATTTGTTCCTGCAGAGAGAAATCAACTTCGGGGTTGAAATAATGAAAGATCACGCCAGGTTTATGAGAAACGCCTTCGATCCCACCGAAGAATTTCTGTTCAATGAATCCGACGAATTTTACAGGCGGTTTAACTTTCTAACCGACGAGTTAGAACCAGAGCGCGACGGTGCCGGTATGCTCCTTCCTGCAGAACCTGGTGCTGGACTTCATAGACTTTAA